GCGTACCTGCGCCTGATCGCCAATCCGGACGACGACACCGCGTTCAGCCGCGTCGTCAATTTCCCGACGCGCGGCATCGGCGCCCGTTCGATCGAGGCACTGCAGGACGCGGCGCGCGCGTGGAACAGCAGCCTGTACGCGGCCGTGCCGCATCTGGCGGGGAAGCCGGGGAGCGTGCTGGCCCAGTTCGTGCGCATGGTCGAAGACCTGAGGCGCGACACCGCGAAGCTGCCGCTGCCCGAGCTCGTCGACCATGTGCTCGATGCGTCGGGCTTGCGCAATCACTTCCGCAACGAGAAGGAAGGCCAGGAGCGGCTCGAAAACCTCGACGAACTGATCAATGCGGCGGCGAACTTCGTCGCCGAAGCCGGCGTGCAGGCCGATGCGCAGGACATGGCCCATGCGCTGCTCGCGGATTTTCTCGCGCACGCGTCGCTCGAGGCCGGCGAGCACCAGGCCGATGCTGGCAGCGACGCGGTGCAGTTGATGACGGTGCATTCATCGAAAGGGCTGGAATTCGACGCGGTTTTCCTGTCGGGCCTCGAGGAAGGGCTGTTTCCGCACGAGAACAGCATCCTCGAGACGGAAGGGCTGGAGGAGGAGCGGCGGCTGATGTACGTCGCGGTGACGCGCGCCCGTCAGCGGCTTTACCTGTCCTTCGCGCAGAGCCGCATGCTGCACGGGCAGACGCGCTACAACCTGCGTTCGCGCTTTCTCGAGGAAATTCCGGAGGAAGTCACGAAGTGGCTGTCACCGACGAATCCACGCACCAGTGCGGTGCGCAGCGGGTTCGGCGGCTACTATCAGCCGTCGCGCGGGAGCGGCGGGGCGAAGGCGGCGGAACAACCGGTTTCGCGCAGCCGTGATCTCGGCGGTTTACGTGTCGGTCAGCTGGTCACCCATGCGAAGTTCGGCCAGGGCGTGATCGTCGCCGCCGAAGGCAGCGGCTCGGACGCCCGGCTCCAGATCAACTTCGGCGCCGCCGGAGTGAAATGGCTGATGCTCGCGGTCGCGAAGCTCACGCCCGCCTGACTTCCGCCGCGCGCGGGCGGGGAAAGGCGCCCGTCGTCACGCGCCGTATTTGCGCGCGAGCGAGTCGTGCAGCGCGACGTACTCCTGCGCGAGCTTGTGTTTCGCGTCGAGATGGATCATCGGCCGCGCTTGCTCGTGGGATTCCTTGATTTTCACGGAGGCGGACAAATAGGGCGTCAGCACCGGCAGGCCTTCGTCGATCAGTTCCTGCACGACTTTCTGCGGCAGTGCGGCGCGGGCCTGGAACTGGTTGACGACGATCCCTTCGACCTGCAGCTCGCGATTGTGGTCGCTGCGGATTTCCTGGACGTTTTCCAGCAGCGAGTACAGCGCGCGGCGGGAAAACTCGTCGCAGTCGAACGGGATCAGGCAGCCGTGGGCGGCGATCAGCGCCGAGCGGGTATAGAAATTGAGCGCCGGCGGCGTGTCGATGTAGATGCAGTCGTAGCGCCCGGACAGCTCCTCGAGTGCGTCGCGCAGCTTGTAGATCTTGTAGCGCGACTCGAGCTTGCCCTGCAGGTCTTCGAGTCCCGGGTGCGAAGGCATCACGTCGAGCCCCTCGAATGGGCTCGGGACGACGAACCCGGTCGTCTTCTTCGGGTTCAGCTTGAAGTTGAGTGTCTGGTCGAAGAAATCCGCCAGCGTCGTGTCGACCTCCCCGCCGGAGCGGCCGAGCAGATACTGGGTCGAGTTGCCCTGCGGGTCGAGGTCGACGACCAGGGTACGCCGGCCCCGGTGGGCGCTGATCGCCGCGAGGTTGCAGGTAATGGTCGACTTGCCGACTCCGCCTTTCTGATTGAACACCACGCGTCGCATCTTGGCTTTCCTGGTTGGGCTGCCACGCGATTGTGCCAAAAAATGTCCACGGCCACGTGCCGATGTGCGCCGACGCTCTGCCGGGACCGCAAGCCAGAAGATCGCGCGCGCCGCCATGCCGGCTTACCCTGACATCCCTCTGCCCAAGGCTGGACGGCTGCGCTAAACTTTCGCCTCGTCAAAGCTGGCGTCAGCGGCGGTCGCATGAAGCGGCCGTCATGCGGGCCGCCGAGCCCGATCCGCTGCGATGCCCGGTTCAATGCCGGCCATTCGATCAGAACAAGCCACATCGCTGCGGACATTCCTCATTGGTTGGCGAGGCGCCGGTGCGAGCGCAGAGCTTTTCCCGCACGTTCATAAACAAAGACAACCCACTTAGCACGAGAGGGAGCGCAATGGATCAGGATTTCATCACCGCGGCACTGGATTATCATCGTTCGCCGACCCACGGGAAAATTTCGGTTGTTCCCACCAAGAGCCTGACGAACCAGCGCGACCTCGCGCTCGCCTATTCGCCGGGCGTCGCTGCGGCGTGCGACGCGATCGTCGCGGACCCGGGACAGGCGCGCGAGCTGACGTCGCGCGGCAATCTCGTCGCCGTCGTCACGAACGGCACTGCGGTGCTCGGTCTGGGCAACATCGGCCCGCTCGCGTCGAAACCGGTCATGGAAGGCAAGGGCTGCCTGTTCAAGAAATTCGCGAACATCGACGTGTTCGACATCGAGCTCGCCGAACGGGACCCGGACAAGCTCATCGAGATCATCGCCTCCCTCGAGCCGACGCTCGGCGGCGTCAACCTC
The window above is part of the Azoarcus sp. PA01 genome. Proteins encoded here:
- a CDS encoding ParA family protein, whose protein sequence is MRRVVFNQKGGVGKSTITCNLAAISAHRGRRTLVVDLDPQGNSTQYLLGRSGGEVDTTLADFFDQTLNFKLNPKKTTGFVVPSPFEGLDVMPSHPGLEDLQGKLESRYKIYKLRDALEELSGRYDCIYIDTPPALNFYTRSALIAAHGCLIPFDCDEFSRRALYSLLENVQEIRSDHNRELQVEGIVVNQFQARAALPQKVVQELIDEGLPVLTPYLSASVKIKESHEQARPMIHLDAKHKLAQEYVALHDSLARKYGA